In one Silene latifolia isolate original U9 population chromosome 10, ASM4854445v1, whole genome shotgun sequence genomic region, the following are encoded:
- the LOC141607452 gene encoding uncharacterized protein LOC141607452, whose amino-acid sequence MSPSVSWYSEVWDSWCVPKHSFIGWLIKHEALNTKEKLHKLHLTDNDCCILCAAEPETHLHLFKSCSYSKQILTMIEDWMQIKLEHGIQHGTELQRHACRMAQMACWYYIWLERNKCRTELKLMKPACIVKDIRRVLHTRINQFIRLPLLNVDKIWVQHLDILC is encoded by the coding sequence ATGAGCCCCTCTGTAAGCTGGTATTCTGAGGTTTGGGATAGTTGGTGTGTTCCTAAACACTCTTTTATTGGATGGTTGATAAAGCATGAAGCTCTCAATACGAAGGAAAAGTTGCACAAGCTTCATCTGACTGATAATGATTGCTGCATTCTTTGTGCAGCTGAACCTGAAACACATCTGCATCTATTCAAATCATGCAGTTACAGCAAACAGATTCTAACTATGATTGAGGACTGGATGCAAATTAAATTGGAGCATGGTATTCAGCATGGGACTGAACTGCAGAGACATGCCTGTAGAATGGCTCAGATGGCCTGTTGGTATTACATCTGGCTAGAGAGGAACAAATGCAGGACTGAACTGAAGCTCATGAAACCTGCCTGTATTGTGAAGGATATTCGAAGAGTGCTGCATACTAGAATTAATCAGTTTATTAGATTACCGTTATTGAATGTTGACAAAATCTGGGTACAACATTTGGATATCCTATGCTAA